In Bacillota bacterium, the following proteins share a genomic window:
- a CDS encoding YtxH domain-containing protein: MLNGFTKGLIVGSILGASISMMMEPDIMKRRNKKRMIRAGRNFLRRTGNIISDVVDAFR; encoded by the coding sequence ATGTTAAATGGATTTACAAAAGGTTTAATAGTGGGGAGTATATTGGGAGCGTCCATCAGCATGATGATGGAGCCTGATATAATGAAAAGAAGGAATAAGAAAAGAATGATAAGGGCAGGAAGAAACTTTTTAAGAAGAACCGGCAACATTATTAGTGATGTTGTGGATGCTTTCAGGTAA